The following proteins come from a genomic window of Gynuella sunshinyii YC6258:
- a CDS encoding DNA-binding response regulator encodes MNEVARNDVVLVVDDSADALSLINEALEPLNMDILVALEGRQAIKIAQRIKPDIILMDAIMPNMDGFETCRQLKSDASLASVPVLFMTGLSETDDIVRGLECGGVDYLVKPIEPNELIARMKVHLNNARLTSSARHALDSTGQHLLTVTGQGQIHWATPESYALLAKAAVTESRQQNEFAGQLRRWLEHEPPAGLQLSLQGIVYPLSVRIIGRQSNGLWLLKLLDGKRLSGAELLKKFLNLTLREAEVLYWIANGKTNRETGEILAVSPRTVNKHLEQIFPKLGVENRTSAAGVALRLLAAEGDG; translated from the coding sequence ATGAATGAAGTTGCCCGTAATGATGTTGTGCTGGTTGTCGATGACTCTGCGGATGCGCTGAGTCTGATCAATGAAGCACTCGAACCTCTTAATATGGACATTTTGGTGGCACTGGAAGGCAGACAGGCCATAAAAATTGCCCAGCGGATCAAACCGGACATCATTTTAATGGACGCAATCATGCCGAATATGGATGGTTTTGAAACCTGTCGTCAACTGAAGTCAGATGCGTCATTAGCCTCAGTACCTGTGCTGTTTATGACTGGGTTGTCCGAGACCGATGATATTGTCAGAGGACTCGAATGCGGTGGTGTCGATTATCTTGTCAAACCTATCGAGCCCAACGAGCTGATTGCCCGCATGAAGGTTCACCTTAACAATGCGCGACTGACCAGCAGTGCCCGTCATGCCCTGGACAGTACCGGTCAGCATTTGTTGACGGTTACCGGACAGGGGCAGATCCACTGGGCAACTCCAGAGTCATACGCCCTGCTCGCAAAGGCCGCTGTGACTGAATCCAGACAACAAAATGAATTTGCCGGACAATTAAGGCGTTGGCTGGAGCATGAGCCGCCGGCTGGTTTGCAATTATCCTTGCAGGGGATTGTGTATCCGTTATCGGTACGCATTATTGGCCGTCAGAGTAACGGACTTTGGCTGTTAAAGCTGTTGGATGGAAAGCGCCTCAGCGGCGCAGAGCTACTCAAAAAATTCCTTAACCTGACCCTGAGAGAAGCTGAGGTTCTGTATTGGATTGCTAACGGTAAAACCAATCGTGAAACCGGTGAAATACTTGCGGTCAGTCCACGTACTGTCAATAAACACCTGGAACAGATTTTTCCCAAACTTGGGGTGGAAAATCGTACCTCTGCCGCTGGTGTGGCATTGAGATTACTGGCAGCGGAAGGCGACGGATAA
- a CDS encoding ATP-binding protein, with protein MTTEEYFPSSQKILKVRRHYNQWVANQTLEDFALRFTARKGRHMSIERVGSTALGATAFLALEGIAATVTLSYGFINTVIAMVVVCLLFFITGFPITYYSAKHGLDIDLLTRGAGFGYLGSTITSLIYASFTFIFFAIEAAILASALQALFGIPLAVGYFLCAVAVIPIVMKGISAISRFQIGTQGLWLILQCSALAVTVIFDWNSLDDWADFAPVQTPGSDHFDILLFGAAASVFFAMVAQIGEQVDYLRFMPAKTLKNRRRWWFWLILAGPGWVLVGMIKMLLGSFLAYLAVSQGATLAEASDPTRMYQQVFGYLIHSEYGALVLAALMVIISQMKINLTNAYAGSIAWSNFFSRLTHSHPGRVVWLVFNVALSLLLMELGMYRALEAILGVFAIVAVSWLGSLSADLLINKPLGLSPATVEFKRAHLYDINPVGTGSMLLATLTGMICYLGVFGEIAKQLCHFASLGVCFICVPLIAWLTQGRYYLARQSPELIPIIRSTSSPAEPDIGCVITCGICQNEFESEDMSFCSVYAQPICSLCCSLDVRCLDSCKPHARISHQMVDFLELFLPATAVRWLNSRLGRFAGLLIVVNLLNISVLAVIYRHMQPDTPQAAQLLQQMIWILFVVMMIVTGVVSWLFLLAHESRLVAQQESNRQTQKLTREIQAHEKTDRALQQAKELAEQASMAKSRYLTGISHELRTPLQSILGYAQLLADKKDTPIGHQQGLKIIQRSGRYLADLIEGLLDISKIEAGRLDLNLSQVALPELIEQLEHMFAMQASSKQIGFVCRIHNPLPTLVKTDEKRLRQILINLLSNAIKYTTQGQVVFDIHYRNQVAEFSIVDSGPGISPEQQQRIFEPFERIRNIETPNVPGTGLGLTIVKLLTDIMGGDVQLESEPGKGSCFKVSLMLPWLNAQTVEPARRVIQGYRGRRRCICLVDDDPVVRGFLSDLLMPFGFTILEAHNASSCLTMLEQLIPDLFILDVSMPAVDGLELAGILRNRSIAAPVIMLSANARIPSVAEAGKRLYDAYLVKPIGTTELLDKIAECLALEWIYQTDTREEQPNPAVTGMIPDEIVIPDSELIRQLKSYAELGYPKGVNQVLAEMAENALVPVELQRHLEQLSAHFQFEQLIRTLE; from the coding sequence ATGACAACAGAAGAATACTTTCCCTCATCACAAAAAATTCTGAAAGTACGGCGCCATTATAATCAGTGGGTCGCTAATCAGACGCTGGAAGATTTTGCTCTGCGTTTTACCGCCCGCAAAGGAAGGCACATGAGCATCGAACGGGTGGGGAGCACTGCGTTGGGGGCCACTGCGTTTCTGGCGCTTGAAGGAATCGCGGCTACGGTGACTCTGAGTTATGGGTTTATCAACACAGTGATTGCCATGGTAGTGGTTTGTCTGCTGTTTTTTATAACCGGCTTTCCGATCACTTATTATTCCGCCAAACACGGGCTGGATATCGATTTGCTGACCCGCGGAGCGGGATTCGGTTATCTGGGATCAACAATTACCTCACTGATCTATGCTTCTTTTACATTTATCTTTTTTGCGATAGAAGCGGCCATACTCGCGTCTGCATTGCAGGCATTGTTCGGTATTCCATTGGCCGTCGGTTATTTTCTCTGTGCGGTGGCAGTGATTCCCATCGTTATGAAAGGCATTTCTGCTATCAGCCGGTTTCAGATCGGTACACAAGGGCTGTGGTTGATATTGCAATGTTCCGCTTTGGCAGTCACGGTGATCTTTGACTGGAATAGTCTGGATGACTGGGCTGATTTTGCTCCGGTGCAGACTCCGGGCAGTGATCATTTTGATATTCTGTTGTTTGGTGCTGCGGCTTCGGTGTTCTTTGCCATGGTTGCGCAGATTGGCGAGCAGGTTGACTATCTGCGTTTTATGCCAGCCAAAACCCTCAAGAATCGTCGCCGCTGGTGGTTCTGGCTGATTCTGGCCGGACCCGGTTGGGTATTGGTTGGGATGATAAAAATGTTGTTAGGATCATTTTTGGCTTATCTGGCGGTGAGCCAGGGAGCAACATTGGCCGAAGCCAGTGATCCAACCCGCATGTATCAGCAGGTTTTCGGATATCTGATCCACTCCGAATATGGTGCGCTGGTACTGGCCGCGCTGATGGTGATCATCTCGCAAATGAAGATCAACCTGACTAACGCCTACGCCGGCTCGATTGCCTGGTCTAACTTTTTTTCCCGTCTGACGCACAGTCATCCCGGTCGGGTGGTCTGGCTGGTATTCAATGTTGCATTGTCACTGCTGTTGATGGAACTGGGGATGTATCGGGCATTGGAGGCTATTCTGGGAGTGTTTGCCATTGTGGCGGTCAGTTGGTTGGGATCATTGTCAGCAGATCTGTTGATCAACAAACCTCTGGGGCTGAGTCCGGCCACCGTCGAGTTCAAACGAGCGCACTTATACGATATTAATCCTGTTGGTACCGGCTCCATGCTTCTGGCAACCCTGACCGGCATGATCTGCTACCTTGGTGTTTTTGGCGAGATAGCAAAACAGTTGTGTCATTTCGCCAGCCTCGGAGTGTGCTTTATTTGTGTTCCGTTAATCGCCTGGCTGACACAAGGGCGCTACTATCTGGCTCGCCAGTCTCCGGAGTTGATACCCATCATTCGGTCAACATCATCGCCAGCCGAACCGGATATTGGCTGTGTGATTACCTGCGGCATCTGTCAGAATGAATTTGAATCTGAAGACATGAGTTTTTGTTCTGTTTATGCACAACCTATCTGCTCGTTATGTTGTTCTCTGGATGTTCGTTGTCTGGATAGTTGTAAACCGCACGCTCGGATCTCCCATCAAATGGTGGATTTTCTGGAACTGTTTCTGCCGGCAACCGCAGTACGATGGCTGAACTCCCGGCTGGGGCGTTTTGCCGGTCTGCTGATCGTTGTGAACCTGCTGAACATTTCTGTACTAGCCGTCATTTACCGGCATATGCAGCCCGATACGCCACAAGCTGCACAGTTACTGCAGCAAATGATCTGGATATTGTTTGTGGTGATGATGATCGTGACCGGTGTCGTCAGCTGGTTGTTTTTACTGGCTCATGAAAGCCGTCTCGTTGCCCAGCAGGAGTCCAATCGTCAGACCCAAAAACTGACCCGTGAAATTCAGGCCCATGAAAAAACCGACAGGGCATTGCAGCAGGCCAAGGAGCTGGCGGAGCAGGCTAGTATGGCAAAAAGCCGTTATTTGACTGGTATCAGTCATGAATTAAGAACCCCATTACAATCCATTCTGGGATATGCGCAGTTACTGGCTGACAAAAAAGATACCCCGATAGGACATCAACAGGGGCTTAAAATTATCCAGCGCAGTGGTCGTTATCTGGCTGACCTGATTGAGGGATTACTGGATATTTCCAAAATAGAGGCCGGCCGATTGGATCTGAATCTATCGCAGGTGGCGCTGCCGGAATTAATTGAGCAGCTCGAACATATGTTTGCGATGCAGGCCAGCAGTAAGCAGATCGGTTTTGTCTGCCGGATTCACAATCCGTTACCCACTCTGGTAAAAACGGACGAAAAACGTCTCCGTCAGATTCTCATTAATTTGTTATCCAACGCCATCAAATACACCACTCAGGGTCAGGTTGTCTTCGACATTCATTATCGCAACCAGGTGGCGGAGTTTTCCATCGTTGATAGTGGTCCTGGTATTTCACCGGAGCAACAGCAGCGCATATTTGAACCTTTCGAGCGGATACGGAATATCGAGACCCCTAATGTTCCGGGTACCGGGCTGGGGTTGACGATTGTGAAATTACTGACCGATATTATGGGCGGTGATGTCCAGCTTGAGAGTGAACCTGGAAAGGGCAGCTGTTTTAAAGTCAGCCTGATGTTGCCATGGCTTAACGCCCAGACAGTAGAGCCCGCCCGCCGTGTCATTCAGGGGTATCGTGGCCGGCGGCGATGTATCTGTCTGGTGGATGATGATCCGGTCGTGCGTGGTTTTTTGTCTGATTTATTGATGCCCTTCGGTTTCACTATCCTGGAAGCGCATAATGCCAGCAGTTGTTTGACCATGCTGGAGCAGCTGATTCCGGATTTGTTTATTCTCGATGTTTCGATGCCGGCTGTCGATGGACTGGAATTGGCCGGTATACTGCGCAACCGCAGTATTGCCGCACCCGTTATCATGTTATCTGCCAATGCCAGGATTCCCTCTGTGGCTGAAGCCGGTAAGCGGTTATATGATGCTTATCTGGTCAAGCCGATTGGCACCACGGAACTGTTGGATAAAATTGCTGAGTGTCTGGCATTGGAGTGGATATATCAGACAGATACCAGAGAAGAACAACCCAATCCAGCAGTGACAGGTATGATTCCGGACGAGATAGTGATTCCAGATAGCGAGCTGATTCGTCAGCTCAAGTCCTATGCTGAGCTGGGATACCCAAAGGGTGTCAATCAGGTCCTGGCTGAAATGGCGGAAAATGCTCTGGTTCCTGTCGAACTGCAACGTCACCTGGAACAGTTGAGCGCACATTTTCAGTTCGAACAGCTGATCAGAACTCTGGAGTAA
- a CDS encoding DNA-3-methyladenine glycosylase I translates to MSELFTGPDGHKRCRWCSAAPDEFLPYHDQEWGFPVADDQRLFEKLCLESFQSGLSWRTILAKRENFRQAFSGFDFNKVARFTEKDIDRLLQDEGIVRHRGKIEAVINNAKCARELVQQEGSLAAFFWRYEPAENDLPEPQTVSQSPESVVLSKTLKKMGWKFVGPTTVYSFMQAMGLVNDHATGCMSRTLVDQARKKFARPS, encoded by the coding sequence ATGAGTGAGTTGTTTACCGGGCCGGACGGCCATAAGCGTTGTCGTTGGTGCAGTGCTGCACCGGATGAATTTTTGCCATATCATGATCAGGAGTGGGGATTTCCCGTTGCTGATGATCAGCGGCTGTTTGAAAAACTGTGCCTGGAAAGTTTTCAGTCCGGTCTCAGTTGGCGGACGATCTTAGCGAAACGGGAAAATTTCCGTCAGGCATTTTCCGGATTCGACTTTAATAAAGTTGCCCGATTTACCGAAAAAGATATCGACCGGTTGTTGCAGGATGAGGGCATTGTTCGCCATCGTGGCAAAATCGAAGCTGTCATCAATAACGCGAAATGTGCCCGGGAATTGGTGCAGCAGGAAGGTTCGCTGGCGGCTTTCTTTTGGCGCTATGAGCCGGCCGAGAACGATTTGCCAGAGCCGCAGACAGTATCTCAATCCCCTGAATCCGTGGTTTTGTCAAAGACCCTCAAAAAAATGGGTTGGAAGTTTGTTGGCCCGACAACTGTTTATTCATTTATGCAGGCCATGGGACTGGTCAACGATCACGCGACCGGCTGCATGAGCCGGACGCTGGTCGATCAGGCACGGAAAAAATTCGCCCGCCCATCATAA
- a CDS encoding ankyrin repeat domain-containing protein, with translation MKYMILSVVFFASGLIRAEGLISDEMQAMFHADEKLQQYFFIAARDNDVEMLWTFFDYGYPINDVDNEGHTALMIAVYYGSEEAVQVLLDAGADPNIRDVHGHNAFKTAISRGDLGVAYKLLGYGCTNTQDEDDKIYAGMFAREELLQELNRQHATLLIR, from the coding sequence ATGAAATATATGATACTAAGCGTCGTGTTCTTCGCCAGTGGATTGATCCGGGCAGAAGGTCTGATATCAGACGAAATGCAGGCAATGTTTCATGCTGACGAGAAATTACAGCAGTATTTTTTTATTGCCGCTCGTGACAACGATGTGGAAATGCTCTGGACATTTTTTGATTATGGATACCCGATCAACGATGTCGACAATGAAGGCCATACCGCATTAATGATCGCGGTGTATTACGGCAGTGAGGAAGCGGTTCAGGTTTTGCTGGATGCCGGCGCAGATCCTAATATCCGTGATGTACATGGGCATAATGCGTTTAAGACTGCGATTTCCCGTGGAGATCTCGGAGTTGCATATAAACTGCTGGGATATGGTTGTACCAATACTCAGGATGAGGATGACAAAATCTATGCTGGCATGTTTGCCCGTGAAGAGCTGCTTCAGGAACTCAACCGACAGCACGCGACTCTACTGATCCGCTAA
- a CDS encoding 23S rRNA (adenine(2030)-N(6))-methyltransferase RlmJ: MLSYRHSFHAGNHADILKHLTLYLVAGYLTRKDKPLVYVDTHAGAGMYQLNQKHSQQNKEYLTGIQKLYDAENLPPMISDFVALIRSVSDQHEHLYPGSPMIAQAMLTAGQRMMLHELHPTDLHQLKQLMEGDRRIRVLGTDGYQGLISIVPPKERRALVLIDPPYEIKRDYDLVCSTLEKACKRFGSGVYLLWYPIVDRQRIDALHGKITRMGVPGLYAELSIEADQSGYGMTGSGMIVLNPPYVLEQQLQTLLPWLASTLAGTSGSYQLKAF, from the coding sequence GTGTTAAGTTATCGTCATTCCTTTCACGCTGGAAATCATGCCGACATTCTCAAACACCTGACGTTGTATCTGGTTGCCGGGTATCTGACCCGAAAGGATAAGCCACTGGTTTATGTTGATACCCATGCCGGTGCTGGCATGTATCAGCTGAATCAGAAACATTCGCAACAGAACAAAGAATACCTCACCGGTATTCAGAAACTGTACGATGCAGAAAATCTGCCGCCGATGATCAGTGACTTTGTGGCCCTGATCAGGTCGGTGAGTGATCAGCATGAGCATTTATATCCCGGCTCGCCCATGATTGCGCAGGCCATGCTTACGGCGGGCCAGCGGATGATGCTCCATGAACTGCACCCAACCGATCTGCATCAGTTAAAACAATTGATGGAAGGTGACCGGCGTATCCGCGTGCTCGGCACGGATGGTTATCAGGGGCTGATTTCCATTGTGCCCCCGAAAGAGCGGCGGGCGCTGGTCCTCATTGATCCGCCATACGAGATCAAGCGGGACTATGACCTGGTATGCAGTACACTGGAAAAAGCCTGTAAGCGCTTTGGCAGCGGTGTTTACCTGCTGTGGTATCCGATTGTTGATCGTCAGCGTATCGACGCATTACACGGCAAAATCACCCGGATGGGAGTACCCGGGTTGTATGCTGAGTTGAGCATCGAAGCGGATCAATCGGGCTATGGTATGACCGGTAGCGGCATGATCGTACTTAACCCGCCCTATGTGCTTGAGCAACAATTACAGACCCTGCTCCCCTGGTTGGCATCCACCCTGGCGGGTACCTCCGGATCATATCAGTTAAAAGCGTTTTGA
- a CDS encoding TetR/AcrR family transcriptional regulator → MKKKQDGVALNASTTSTKSKKDSRIRRQNIEAIIRAAEDEFVSHGYKGATIQAVADKAGLPKANVLYYFKRKSDLYYEVLAGILDLWNSSFDHVTADDDPAEAIANYIRSKMELSRLYPKASKIYASEIIHGAPYLSQYLKQTHADWTNQRAKVIQSWIEQGRMKAIDPHHLLFLIWGATQHYADFSAQTSKVLGREMDQTEFDLATEMMIEIILSGCGIETSRILNKTLNKKREPEC, encoded by the coding sequence ATGAAAAAAAAGCAAGATGGGGTTGCACTAAACGCAAGCACAACAAGCACAAAAAGTAAGAAGGACAGCCGCATCCGGCGTCAGAATATAGAGGCCATCATCCGTGCCGCAGAAGATGAATTTGTCTCCCATGGCTACAAAGGTGCGACGATACAGGCAGTTGCGGATAAGGCCGGATTGCCGAAAGCCAATGTGCTGTACTACTTCAAGCGCAAATCCGATCTCTATTATGAAGTACTGGCCGGAATCCTTGATCTATGGAATTCATCCTTTGACCATGTAACTGCGGACGATGATCCCGCCGAGGCCATCGCTAATTATATCCGTTCCAAAATGGAGCTTTCCCGCCTTTATCCAAAAGCTTCAAAAATTTATGCCAGCGAGATCATTCATGGTGCCCCGTATTTGTCCCAGTATTTGAAACAGACTCATGCTGACTGGACCAATCAACGGGCAAAGGTGATCCAGAGCTGGATTGAACAAGGGCGGATGAAAGCCATCGATCCTCACCATCTGTTATTTCTGATTTGGGGTGCGACACAGCATTATGCGGATTTTTCGGCCCAGACCAGCAAAGTACTCGGGCGCGAGATGGATCAGACAGAGTTCGATCTGGCGACTGAGATGATGATTGAAATTATCCTGTCGGGATGCGGCATTGAAACCAGTCGTATTTTGAACAAGACACTGAATAAAAAACGGGAGCCTGAGTGTTAA
- a CDS encoding ATP-binding cassette domain-containing protein, with protein sequence MKNIDIQNLRSDQLQISHWHIEAGQHWCLLGTTGSGKSQLARILEQDDEIAFQADALQLPESCVCVGFEAQMAQLEAELYDDDTDFMDQLDYGHTGREILAGTGADECDIDELIHQFGIEYLMDRGFRVLSSGETRKLLIARAMLTNPQLLILDEPFEGLDRQSCTQLTEFLAILKDRQAIMIFASQLQDIQAWHTHVAVLHQGHLLLQGEKPSVLTDDTIQRLFHFDSSQLPELPPALTPAARFDPILSMENSRVQYGDTIQFEHLNWCLRPGQHTLISGPNGAGKSTLLQLITGDHPQCFNNGLTVFGYRRGSGESIWDIKKHIGLVSGSLHQDYRVPGNAISVTASGFHDSIGLYRPVSAKEKNISVQWLSIVGLADRANHPFRSLSWGEQRLVLIARALVKHPPLLILDEPTLGLDDQNRFMVLACLERIAQLNTSTVLFVSHRQDEQLPVFNTHLQFVANDGPALYRIVQNQVDSETADI encoded by the coding sequence ATGAAAAACATAGACATACAGAACCTGCGCAGTGATCAACTGCAAATCAGTCACTGGCATATTGAAGCCGGTCAGCACTGGTGTCTGTTGGGAACAACCGGTTCCGGCAAAAGCCAGTTGGCACGAATACTTGAACAGGATGACGAGATAGCGTTTCAGGCGGATGCATTACAGCTGCCGGAATCCTGTGTCTGTGTCGGTTTCGAAGCACAAATGGCACAGCTGGAAGCTGAGCTGTACGATGACGATACCGATTTTATGGACCAGCTGGACTACGGTCATACCGGTCGTGAGATTCTGGCCGGAACCGGTGCCGATGAATGCGACATTGACGAGCTGATACATCAGTTCGGCATCGAATATCTGATGGATCGTGGTTTTCGGGTCTTGTCTTCAGGGGAAACCCGCAAGCTGCTGATCGCCAGAGCCATGCTGACCAATCCTCAGCTGCTGATTCTGGATGAGCCATTTGAAGGACTGGATCGCCAGTCCTGTACACAACTGACGGAATTTCTGGCCATCCTGAAAGACCGGCAGGCCATCATGATTTTCGCCAGCCAGCTGCAGGATATTCAGGCATGGCATACTCACGTGGCGGTACTGCATCAGGGACATCTGCTGTTACAGGGCGAAAAACCATCGGTTCTGACCGATGATACGATTCAGCGATTGTTCCATTTTGATTCCAGCCAGTTGCCTGAGCTACCACCGGCACTGACACCGGCCGCCCGTTTTGACCCGATACTCAGCATGGAAAACAGCCGTGTTCAATACGGCGACACAATCCAGTTTGAACATCTCAACTGGTGCCTGCGACCCGGCCAGCACACCCTGATTTCCGGTCCGAATGGCGCGGGCAAGTCCACACTGCTGCAACTGATTACCGGTGATCATCCGCAATGCTTTAACAATGGCCTGACCGTTTTCGGCTATCGTCGCGGCAGCGGCGAAAGCATCTGGGATATCAAGAAACATATCGGTCTGGTATCCGGCTCACTGCATCAGGACTACCGCGTTCCCGGCAATGCCATCAGTGTCACTGCGTCCGGATTCCATGACAGCATCGGTCTGTACCGGCCGGTATCAGCCAAAGAAAAGAATATTTCCGTACAGTGGTTGTCCATCGTCGGGCTGGCAGACAGAGCCAATCACCCGTTCCGCAGTCTGTCTTGGGGAGAGCAACGGTTGGTACTGATCGCCCGCGCACTGGTCAAACATCCGCCGCTGCTGATTCTGGATGAGCCCACCCTGGGACTCGACGACCAGAACCGCTTCATGGTTTTGGCCTGTCTGGAGCGTATTGCGCAGCTGAACACTTCTACCGTTCTGTTTGTCAGTCACCGTCAGGACGAACAATTACCGGTCTTCAACACGCATCTGCAGTTTGTCGCCAATGATGGTCCGGCTCTGTATCGCATCGTGCAAAACCAAGTCGACAGTGAAACGGCAGACATATAA
- a CDS encoding glycerophosphodiester phosphodiesterase family protein — protein sequence MKFLSRTLWLTAISIVAGQTVAAVVELGPRPYFLIQQMQNSPLKEKLLSCSDRDFKPTLFSIGHRGAAMMFPEHTRESYLAAARMGAGIIECDVTFTADQQLVCRHSQADLHTTTNILATDLAAKCTQPFSPAGAGEKASAECRTSDITLAEFNSLKGKMDAADSTATSLEQYMNATPNWRTDLYASSAGTLMTHAESIRLFKTLGVKFTPELKAPSVDMPFNGFTQQQYAQKMIDEYKDAGVAPEDVYAQSFNLDDILYWIKNEPEFGKQAVYLDGRDSEEGFDPMNPDTLHPSMQALKDMGVNYIAPPLWMLVTAENGRIVPSAYAREARAAGLKIITWTLERSGPLGSGGGWYYQSIADITGTDGMAYELLDVLAQQVGVVGVFSDWPATVSYYANCMNLK from the coding sequence ATGAAATTTTTATCCAGGACGTTATGGTTAACGGCCATTTCGATAGTTGCCGGACAAACCGTTGCTGCCGTCGTCGAACTCGGACCCCGGCCTTATTTTTTGATACAGCAAATGCAGAACAGCCCATTGAAGGAAAAACTGCTGTCCTGTTCTGATCGCGACTTTAAGCCTACTCTGTTTTCCATCGGTCATCGTGGCGCAGCGATGATGTTTCCTGAGCATACCCGTGAGTCTTATCTGGCGGCTGCCAGAATGGGAGCTGGGATTATTGAATGTGATGTAACCTTCACTGCCGATCAGCAACTGGTCTGCCGTCACAGTCAGGCGGATCTGCATACCACCACCAATATTCTGGCGACTGATCTGGCGGCTAAATGCACGCAGCCATTCTCACCGGCGGGCGCGGGTGAAAAAGCCAGCGCGGAATGCCGTACCAGTGATATCACACTGGCAGAATTTAACTCCCTGAAAGGCAAGATGGATGCAGCGGATAGCACGGCCACCAGCCTGGAACAATACATGAACGCTACCCCAAACTGGCGCACAGATCTGTATGCCAGCAGCGCCGGGACCCTGATGACTCACGCCGAATCCATTCGCCTGTTTAAAACTCTTGGGGTGAAATTCACCCCTGAACTGAAAGCGCCATCGGTAGACATGCCGTTTAACGGTTTCACTCAGCAGCAATATGCCCAGAAGATGATCGATGAATACAAAGATGCCGGGGTGGCGCCAGAGGATGTCTATGCCCAGTCATTCAATCTCGATGACATTCTCTACTGGATCAAAAACGAACCGGAATTCGGTAAGCAGGCTGTCTATCTGGATGGCAGGGACAGCGAGGAAGGGTTTGATCCGATGAATCCCGACACCCTTCACCCATCGATGCAGGCATTGAAGGATATGGGGGTTAACTACATTGCCCCGCCATTGTGGATGCTGGTGACTGCCGAGAACGGCCGGATCGTACCATCGGCCTATGCCAGAGAAGCCCGTGCCGCCGGGCTTAAGATTATTACCTGGACACTGGAGCGTTCGGGTCCGTTGGGCAGTGGCGGCGGGTGGTATTATCAGTCTATCGCTGACATAACCGGAACAGACGGGATGGCCTATGAACTGTTGGATGTGCTGGCTCAGCAGGTTGGAGTCGTGGGTGTCTTTTCCGACTGGCCGGCCACAGTCAGTTATTATGCTAATTGTATGAATCTGAAGTAA
- a CDS encoding FKBP-type peptidyl-prolyl cis-trans isomerase: MKVEKNKVVSFHFKMTEVGRDEVLEDTRESEALLYLHGYGQLLIGLEKALEGREVGDQFSVELEPAEAFGEVQQADPVRVPRKHIATKGKLVPGMVVELNTRDGLRDVTVLKVGLKTVDLDANHPYAGKKMNFDVEVTDVRDATDEEIHHGHAHGPGGHHHH, translated from the coding sequence ATGAAAGTAGAAAAAAATAAAGTTGTGTCATTTCACTTCAAAATGACGGAAGTGGGTCGTGATGAAGTATTGGAAGATACCCGTGAGTCCGAAGCATTGTTATATCTGCACGGATATGGTCAGTTGCTGATCGGACTGGAAAAAGCACTTGAAGGTCGTGAGGTCGGTGATCAGTTCAGTGTCGAACTGGAGCCGGCAGAGGCGTTTGGTGAAGTTCAGCAGGCCGATCCGGTCAGGGTACCGCGCAAGCATATTGCCACCAAGGGCAAACTGGTGCCCGGAATGGTTGTCGAACTGAATACCCGCGACGGTCTGCGTGATGTGACAGTCCTGAAAGTGGGTTTGAAGACTGTGGATCTGGATGCCAATCACCCCTATGCCGGAAAGAAAATGAACTTCGATGTCGAGGTGACTGATGTACGTGATGCCACGGATGAAGAAATACACCACGGCCATGCCCATGGACCGGGTGGTCATCATCATCACTAA